The Caulobacter sp. FWC2 region CGAACAGCGCCACGGCGCCGGCCTCGATAGCCTCTTGCGGGGCCATTTCCTTGGTCTCGGCCGGGACGTTCTGGCGGATGACTTCGTTGACCTCGGCCTCGATGCGGTCGAGCTCCTCGGCGGTCAGCGGACCGCCGTGGCTGAAGTCGAAGCGCATGCGCTCGCCATCGACCATCTGGCCCTTCTGGGCGACATGCGGGCCCAGCACATGGTGCAGGGCGGCGTGAACCAGGTGGGCGGCCGAGTGGTTGGAGCGCGTGGTGTGGCGGCGCTCGGCGTCGACCGAGACCACGACCTGGTCACCGACCTTCAGCTCGCCCGACAGCTCGACACGGTGGACGAACAGCTCGCCGGCCTGCTTCTGGGTGTCGATGACCCGGTTCTCGCGGCCGTTGGCTTCCAGCACGCCGGTGTCGCCGGCCTGGCCGCCGCTCTCGGCGTAGAAGCTGGTGCGGTCCAGCAGCACCTCGACGGTCGTACCGCCCGTGGCGCTTTCGACCTCGACGCCGTCGACCAGCAGCGCCTTCACGACGCCCGTGGTCTCAGTGTTTTCGTAGCCGACGAAGTCCGTCGCGCCGGCCTTTTCCTTGATCGCGAACCAGGCGGCCGCGCCGGCCTGCTGGCCCGAACCCGCCCAGTTGGCGCGCGCCATCTGGCGCTGCTTTTCCATGGCCGAGTCGAAGGCGTCGGTGTCGACGGTCAGGCCCTTGGCGCGGACAGCGTCCTGGGTCAGGTCCAGCGGGAAGCCATAGGTGTCATAGAGCTTGAAGGCGGTCTCGCCGTCCAGCACGCCGCCGGCGGTCAGGTTGGCGGTGGCCTCGTCCAGCAGGCCCATGCCGCGACCCAGGGTGACGCGGAAGCGCTCTTCTTCCTGGCGCAGGGTCTCGATGATCGAGGCCTCGGCGCGGCGCAGTTCCGGATAGGCCTGGCCCATCTCGGCCACCAGGGTCGGAGCCAGGCGGTGCATCAGGGGCTCCTGAGCGCCCAGCAGATAGGCATGGCGCATGGCGCGGCGCATGATCCGGCGCAGGACGTAGCCACGGCCTTCGTTCGACGGCGTGACGCCATCGGCCAGCAGGAACGAGGACGAGCGCAGGTGGTCGGCGATGACCCGGTGCGACGGCGCTTCCGCGCCTTCGGCCTTGACGCCCGTCAGTTCGACGCTGGCGGCGATCAGGCTCTTGAACAGGTCGACGTCGTAGTTGTTGTGCACGCCTTGCAGGACGGCCGCGACGCGTTCCAGGCCCATGCCCGTGTCGATCGAAGGCTTGGGCAGCGAGAGGCGCTCGCCGCCAGCCAGCTGCTCGAACTGCATGAACACGAGGTTCCAGATCTCGATGAAGCGGTCGCCATCCTCATCGGGGCTGCCCGGAGGGCCGCCGGGGATGCCTTCGCCGTGGTCGAAGAAGATCTCCGAGCACGGGCCACAGGGGCCGGTGTCGCCCATGGACCAGAAGTTGTCGCTGGTCGGGATGCGGATGATGCGATCGTCCGACAGGCCGGCGATCTTTTTCCACAGATCCGCCGCCTCGTCGTCGGTGTGATAGACCGTGACCAGCAGCTTCTCCTTCGGCAGCGCGAAGTCGCGGGTCAGCAGGGTCCAGGCGTGGTGGATCGCCTGTTCCTTGAAGTAGTCGCCGAACGAGAAGTTGCCCAGCATCTCGAAGAAGGTGTGGTGGCGGGCCGTGTAGCCGACATTGTCCAAGTCGTTGTGCTTGCCGCCGGCGCGGACGCACTTCTGCGAGCTGGCCGCGCGCGGATGGGCCGGCGTCTCGGCGCCGGTGAACACGTTCTTGAACGGCACCATGCCGGCATTGACGAACAGCAGGGTCGGATCGTTCTGCGGCACCAGCGGCGCCGACGGAACGACGGCGTGATCGGCCTTGCCGAAATAGTCGAGGAAGGTGCTGCGGATCTCGTTCAAGCTGGGCATGAGCGTCTCAAGTCTGGCGTACCGGTCCGGCAGGCGGCCGGGAGTCGGGCGCTGCATAGCGCGGTTTTTAGCGAAGGGGAAACCGACTCGAAGATGGGGGCTGTCGACACGGGAGAAAAGAGCCCGTTCGCGGGCTGGGAGGCGCACGACCTACCCCCTCCACCGTCGCTCCTGCCGCCCCCTCCCCAAGAGGAGGAGGAAAAGTAGAGGCGCCATTTCGGCCCATGACACATGGCCTCTTCAGGCGCTTCGCGCCAGTTCCCCCTGAGGGGCCTGATCAACGAAAATAGGCCGCCTGGCATGGGGTCCAGGCGGCCTGCAATCGCGGCCCCCGCGGCGGTCCGGCCGCGGGCGTGTTGAAGGCGGGGACGCCCGGGGTCGGGCGAGGGCCGCGAAACCTTGCGAGGAGACTATTCTTCCTCGCCATCCTCCGGGCCGCCGACCAGGAGCTCTTCCTCGATCTTTTGCGACGACTTGCGGACGGCCGCTTCGATGGAGGCGGCGACGTCGGGATTGGTCTTCAGGAACTCGCGGACATTGTCGCGGCCCTGGCCGATGCGCTGGCTGCCGTACGAGAACCACGAGCCGGCCTTGTCGATGATCCCGGCCTTGACGCCCAGGTCGATGACTTCGCCCAGCTTGGAGATGCCCTCGCCGTACATGATGTCGAACTCGACCTCGCGGAACGGCGGGGCCACCTTGTTCTTGACGACCTTGACGCGAACATTGTTGCCGATGATCTCGTCACGGACCTTCACCGAGCCGGTGCGGCGGATGTCCAGCCGCACCGAGGCGTAGAACTTCAGCGCGTTGCCGCCGGTGGTCGTTTCCGGGCTGCCATACATCACCCCGATCTTGTGGCGGATCTGGTTGATGAAGATGACGATGGTGTTGGCCTTGTTGATCGAGGCGGTCAGCTTGCGCAGCGCCTGGCTCATCAGACGGGCTTGCAGGCCCGGCAGGCTGTCGCCCATCTCGCCTTCGATTTCGGCCTTGGGCGTCAGGGCGGCGACCGAGTCGATCACGACGATGTCGACGGCGCCCGAACGCACCAGGGTGTCGGTGATCTCCAGGGCTTGTTCGCCGTTGTCGGGCTGCGAGACCAGCAGGTTGTCGAGATTGACGCCCAGCTTGAACGCATAGCCCGGATCCAGGGCGTGCTCGGCGTCGACGAAGGCGGCGGTGCCGCCGGCCTTCTGGACCTCGGCCACAACGTGCAAAGCCAGGGTCGTCTTGCCCGAGCTTTCCGGGCCATAGATCTCGATGATCCGGCCCTTGGGCAGGCCGCCGATGCCGAGCGCGATGTCCAGGCCGAGCGAGCCGGTGGAGACGGACTCCATCTCGACCTTGCCCTTTTCGCCCAGCTTCATCACCGAGCCCTTGCCGAACGCGCGGTCGATCTGGGCGAGAGCCGCCTCTAGCGCGCGTTGCTTGTCGCCTTCTTCTTTGCCCACGAGTTTCAAAGCCGCCTGACTAGCCATTGTTGTCCGCCCTCTATCCCATGATTCCGGTCGCCCGATCGGCGCTTCCCGCGCCGCGTCCCAACGACCTGTGGAACATGATGAAGTCGTACGCCCTTTGTTCCATGTTCGCAAGATGTTCCCGTCGCTTCCCGCGCCAGAAACGACCGTTTCTGTCGTAGGCCCGAACGCCGCACGGAAAGACACTGGAATTGGGCTCGTGCGGACGCCTCTGAAACGGCTCTTTAAGTCCCGCCGTGCAAGCTTCTAAGCATCTTGGGGGAACGCCGACTTGTCCATCGACCCGCGCCGCCTTCTGGGCCTGGCGTTCGCCAGCGCCGATCTTCTCGTCGAACTGCAGAACGGCCGCGTGCGCCTGGCGCTGGGAGCCGCGCAGAAGGTCATGGGCCAAGGCGAGGCCGCTCTGACCGGCAAGGTGTGGCCGCATCTCTTCCATGCCGATGACCAGCCGCTGATGGACGCCATGCTGAACTGCGCCGATGACGGCGTGCGCCGGGGTCCCGTCGTGCTTCGCCTGAGCGGTCCCGGAGACCGCCACGTCCGCGTGATCCTGCGCGCCCTGCCCGAAAACGACGGCCGGGTCTCGCTGGCCGTCACCGCCGCCCAGTCGGCCGGTCCGCCCCTGACCGCGGGTACGCTGCACCCGCGAGATTCGTTCGACGACATCGCCAAAGGCCTGTTCGAGGCCGCCCGCGTCACCGGCCTGGAACTGGAGCTCGCCATGGTCGAGTTCGCCGGTCTGGAGGCCATGCGGAACGACCTTCCCCCGGTAGAGGCGGCCGCCCTCGATGTGCGCGTCGCCAGCGCCGTCCGCGCCGAATCGCACGGCGGTTCCGCCGCCACTCAGCTGTCGCCCGATCGCTTCGCCCTGCTGCGCACCCGGGACGACCGCCCGGACAACATGATCAAGCGCCTGACCCGCATGGTCAGCGCCGAGGCCAGCGCCCATCTCGTGCCGCTGGAAGGCGGCAGTGGCTCGGCCCGCGCCTTGCGCGCTCTGCGGTACGCGCTCGACGACTTCCTGCGCGAGGGCCTGAAGAGCGCGCCGCCGCTCACGCTGTCCGAGGCGATGAACCGCTCCGTGAAGCGCACCCTGGCCCGCGCCGGCGCCCTGGGCGTGGCCGTCAGCCAGCGCCGTTTCACCCTTGCCTACCAACCGGTCGTGTCTTTGGCGACCGGCGCGACGCACCACCACGAGGTGCTGGTGCGCTTCGAGGACGGCGGCAGTCCGTTCGCCCTGATCCGCATGGCCGAGGAATTCGACCTGATCGAGGAACTGGACCACGCCATCGTCGAACAGGCGGTGAAGAAGCTGGCCAACGACCAGGAGCGCAAGCTGAAGCTGGCTGTGAACGTCTCGGGACGCACCATCGTCAGCGAGACCTTCGTCGACCATATCGGCCGTCTGCTGGCCAAGCACGACGAGGCCAAGGGCAGGCTGATCTTCGAGGTCACCGAGACGGCCGCGATCGACGACCTGCCGCGCGCCAACCGCCATATCCAGAGCCTGCGCGCCATGGGTTCGTTGGTCTGCCTGGACGACTTCGGCGCCGGCTCGTCGTCCTTCGCCTATCTGCAGCAGCTGTCCCTCGATATCGTCAAGATCGATGGCCGCTATGTCCGCGAGCTGGCCGACAACGGCCGCGACGGCGCCCTGGTGCGTCGCCTGGTCGATCTGTGCCGCGACCTCAACATCCGCACCGTGGCCGAAATGGTCGAGACCGTGGAGGTGGCCGATATCGTCCGCGCCGCCGGCGTCGACTTCGCCCAGGGCTGGCTCTACGGCAGACCCGCCGACAAGCCGAGCCCGGCCCTGCGCCCCAATCCGCCGATCGCCGCGATAGCCCGCCGGACGGGCGCGTCGGAGAGCTGGGGGTAAAATAGACTCTCCTCCCCCTTTATGGGGGAGGTGGCCCGAAGGGCCGGAGGGGGCGGCGCAGGCGCATCGCGGCGTCGCCCCATCCACCACTTCGTGGTCCCCCTTCCCCATAAAGGGGAAGGAGAATTCAGGACGTCAGGCCTTGCCGCCCTTGCTGACGATGTAGTCGTCGATCACGCGCTCCAGCGTGGTCAGCGGGGTCATGCCCGAGAGCAGGCCCGCGTCGTGGAACTCGCGGATGTCGAACTTCTTGCCCAGCGCCTTCTGGGCCTTGGCGCGGGCGCGCAGCCAGACGATCTTGCCGATCATGTAGCTGCAGGCCTGGCCCGGCCACACGACGTAGCGTTCGATCTCGGTGATCGAGCCGCTTTCCTCGTCGCCCATGGTCTCGGCCATGTACTTCACGGCCTGCTCGCGGCTCCACTTCTTGTAGTGCATGCCGGTGTCGACCACGAGGCGCACGGCGCGGAACAGGGCGTCGTGCAGCATGCCGATGTGGCCGCGCGGGTCGGTCTTGTAGATGCCCATCTCGACGGCCAGTTGCTCGGAATAGAGCGCCCAGCCCTCGGTGTAGCCCGAGAAACCGATGATCTTGCGGATCATGGGCAGGCCCTTGGCCTCGTTCGAAATCGACAGCTGCAGGTGGTGGCCCGGGACGCCCTCGTGCACCGTCAGGGTGGTCAGGGTGTACTTGGCCTGCTCCTTGGTGTCGCGCAGGTTGATCCAGTAGATGCCCGGACGCTTGCCGTCGAGCGACGGCGAATTGTAGTAGCCGCCCGGCGCGCCGGCCTCGATGGCCTTGGGCACGCGGCGGATCTCCAGCGGCGCCTTGGGCAGGGCGCCGAAATAGGCCGGCAGCTGCTTCTGGATCCAGGCGGCCTTGTCGTTCAGGTCCTTGATCAGCTGTTCCTTGGCCGCGTCGGTGTTCGGATAAATGTCCTCGCCCAGCTTGGCCAGGCGCTCGCCGACCGTGCCCTTGGTCATGCCGATGCTCTTGAAGAGCTTGTCGGCCTCGGCGTTGATCGACTTCACCAGGTCCAGGCCCAGCTGGTGGATCTCGTCCGGCTTCAGGTCCGAGGTCGTATAGTTCTTCAGCGACACGGCGTAGTAGTCGCCGCCGTCCTTCAGGCGCCATACGCCGGCGTCGTGGGTGGCCTTGCTACGGACGCCTTCGAGCAAGGCGATCTGGCGCTTCAGGGCCGGCAGGACCGAGCCTTCATAGATCCGCGAAGCCTCGGCGGCCCAGTCGCCGGCGATCTTCTTGTCTTTCGTCCGGCGGGCGATCGACTTGACCAGCGGCGCTTCGGCCGTTGGAGTGTCGGCGAAGGCCTTCATCTGGACCAGGGTCTTGTCGATGATGAAGTCCGGCGGAATCACGCCGTCGGCGAAGTCCTGTTTCGCGATCGCGCTCTCCTGATCCATCAGGCGGGCGAAGCCCTCCATGCGCGACAGATAGGCGTCGGCGTCGGCCTTGGTCTCGATGCTGTGCTGGGTGTCCAGGAAGTCCGGCATCTGCTGGTAGCTGCCGGTCAGCTGGCTGAGCACGTAGGGCGCGCCCGAACCGCCGCCGCCGTAGCTGAACTTCTTGTTGCCCTCGTCCTGCACCGACAGCACGAACTCGACGGTGTCATAGTTGG contains the following coding sequences:
- the alaS gene encoding alanine--tRNA ligase, which produces MPSLNEIRSTFLDYFGKADHAVVPSAPLVPQNDPTLLFVNAGMVPFKNVFTGAETPAHPRAASSQKCVRAGGKHNDLDNVGYTARHHTFFEMLGNFSFGDYFKEQAIHHAWTLLTRDFALPKEKLLVTVYHTDDEAADLWKKIAGLSDDRIIRIPTSDNFWSMGDTGPCGPCSEIFFDHGEGIPGGPPGSPDEDGDRFIEIWNLVFMQFEQLAGGERLSLPKPSIDTGMGLERVAAVLQGVHNNYDVDLFKSLIAASVELTGVKAEGAEAPSHRVIADHLRSSSFLLADGVTPSNEGRGYVLRRIMRRAMRHAYLLGAQEPLMHRLAPTLVAEMGQAYPELRRAEASIIETLRQEEERFRVTLGRGMGLLDEATANLTAGGVLDGETAFKLYDTYGFPLDLTQDAVRAKGLTVDTDAFDSAMEKQRQMARANWAGSGQQAGAAAWFAIKEKAGATDFVGYENTETTGVVKALLVDGVEVESATGGTTVEVLLDRTSFYAESGGQAGDTGVLEANGRENRVIDTQKQAGELFVHRVELSGELKVGDQVVVSVDAERRHTTRSNHSAAHLVHAALHHVLGPHVAQKGQMVDGERMRFDFSHGGPLTAEELDRIEAEVNEVIRQNVPAETKEMAPQEAIEAGAVALFGEKYGDSVRVLTLGKSLADEAKAYSVELCGGTHVARTGDIALFKIVSEQGVAAGVRRIEALTGEAARRFLLDQAGVAKALADQFKTPVLEVGARVDALIAERKRLEKELADAKKQLALGGGGAASGPENVNGVALIARVLDGVGGKELRGVAEEFKKQLTNGGVVALVGTSDGKAAVTVAVTADLTGKYSAADLAKAAVIAMGGQGAGGKADFAQGGAPDDSKANEGLAAVKAILAG
- the recA gene encoding recombinase RecA — its product is MASQAALKLVGKEEGDKQRALEAALAQIDRAFGKGSVMKLGEKGKVEMESVSTGSLGLDIALGIGGLPKGRIIEIYGPESSGKTTLALHVVAEVQKAGGTAAFVDAEHALDPGYAFKLGVNLDNLLVSQPDNGEQALEITDTLVRSGAVDIVVIDSVAALTPKAEIEGEMGDSLPGLQARLMSQALRKLTASINKANTIVIFINQIRHKIGVMYGSPETTTGGNALKFYASVRLDIRRTGSVKVRDEIIGNNVRVKVVKNKVAPPFREVEFDIMYGEGISKLGEVIDLGVKAGIIDKAGSWFSYGSQRIGQGRDNVREFLKTNPDVAASIEAAVRKSSQKIEEELLVGGPEDGEEE
- a CDS encoding DUF885 family protein; this translates as MLNRRHMMFATAAAGFAATGGVPSLAFAREGEVAKLNALFDEIMAKQLRQSPETATGLGLDSGELAWTKGLLSDRSFAAIKAGAAQTTEQLAALRSIDRRALKGMDAANYDTVEFVLSVQDEGNKKFSYGGGGSGAPYVLSQLTGSYQQMPDFLDTQHSIETKADADAYLSRMEGFARLMDQESAIAKQDFADGVIPPDFIIDKTLVQMKAFADTPTAEAPLVKSIARRTKDKKIAGDWAAEASRIYEGSVLPALKRQIALLEGVRSKATHDAGVWRLKDGGDYYAVSLKNYTTSDLKPDEIHQLGLDLVKSINAEADKLFKSIGMTKGTVGERLAKLGEDIYPNTDAAKEQLIKDLNDKAAWIQKQLPAYFGALPKAPLEIRRVPKAIEAGAPGGYYNSPSLDGKRPGIYWINLRDTKEQAKYTLTTLTVHEGVPGHHLQLSISNEAKGLPMIRKIIGFSGYTEGWALYSEQLAVEMGIYKTDPRGHIGMLHDALFRAVRLVVDTGMHYKKWSREQAVKYMAETMGDEESGSITEIERYVVWPGQACSYMIGKIVWLRARAKAQKALGKKFDIREFHDAGLLSGMTPLTTLERVIDDYIVSKGGKA
- a CDS encoding EAL domain-containing protein; amino-acid sequence: MSIDPRRLLGLAFASADLLVELQNGRVRLALGAAQKVMGQGEAALTGKVWPHLFHADDQPLMDAMLNCADDGVRRGPVVLRLSGPGDRHVRVILRALPENDGRVSLAVTAAQSAGPPLTAGTLHPRDSFDDIAKGLFEAARVTGLELELAMVEFAGLEAMRNDLPPVEAAALDVRVASAVRAESHGGSAATQLSPDRFALLRTRDDRPDNMIKRLTRMVSAEASAHLVPLEGGSGSARALRALRYALDDFLREGLKSAPPLTLSEAMNRSVKRTLARAGALGVAVSQRRFTLAYQPVVSLATGATHHHEVLVRFEDGGSPFALIRMAEEFDLIEELDHAIVEQAVKKLANDQERKLKLAVNVSGRTIVSETFVDHIGRLLAKHDEAKGRLIFEVTETAAIDDLPRANRHIQSLRAMGSLVCLDDFGAGSSSFAYLQQLSLDIVKIDGRYVRELADNGRDGALVRRLVDLCRDLNIRTVAEMVETVEVADIVRAAGVDFAQGWLYGRPADKPSPALRPNPPIAAIARRTGASESWG